Proteins encoded within one genomic window of Humulus lupulus chromosome 1, drHumLupu1.1, whole genome shotgun sequence:
- the LOC133790685 gene encoding squamosa promoter-binding-like protein 1 → MEARFGGEPRHFFGMSSADLTTVRKRTMEWDLNQWKWDGDLFIASSVNPVVPSEGMGRQFFPAGGSSNSNTSSSCSDEGNLVIEKGKRELEKRRRVNAVEDENLNDQTGNLTLKLGGRGHHLHQQASEREMGNWEGTSGKKTKFVGGTSSRAICQVEDCGADLTSAKDYHRRHKVCEMHSKAVKALVGNVMQRFCQQCSRFHALQEFDEGKRSCRRRLAGHNKRRRKTNPDTVANGNSLSDDQTSGYLLISLLRILSNMNSNKPDQSTEQDLLSHLLKSLANQTSEQGGKNVAGLLRDPQNLLNDGASVGNSEVVSTFLSNCSQGPPRPIKQNHAVSISEMPQQGIHLHDTNGGSVQATSSVKPSIMNSPPSYSEARDSTAGHSKMNNFDLNDIYIDSDDGVEDPERSFPPTNLVTSSLDCPSWVQQDSHQSSPPQTNSDSASAQSPSSSNGEAQSRTDRIVFKLFGKEPNDFPLVLRAQILDWLSHSPSDIESYIRPGCIILTIYLRQSESAWEELCYDISSKLSRLLDVSDDTFWSTGWTFIRVQHQIAFVCNGQVIVDTSLPLRSSNCSKIVSIKPIALPASEKAQFLVRGTNLVRPTMRLFCALEGKYLVQEATHELMDGDDNSEHDEQCINFSCPIEVTNGRGFIEIEDQGLGSSFFPFLVAEEDVCSEIRMLESVLEYTESDTVGDEIGKPESYNQAMDFIHEMGWLLHRSQLRSRLGDSDPNAEPFTLKRFKWLMEFSVDHDWCAVVRKLLDILIDGSVGEGEDRSLDLALSEIGLLHRAVRRNSKALVEALLKYAPTNLSKLKSEEKSATDAPTPNFLFRPDVTGPGGLTPLHIAAGKDGSEDVLDALTNDPGMVGIEAWKSARDSTGSTPEDYARLRGHYTYIRLIQRKINKKPGSGHVVVDIPGDQKEDCSSNQKQNELANTTTFEIGRSEQRRIQRPCGLCDRKLAYGTSSRSVVYRPAMLSMVAIAAVCVCVALLFKSSPEVLYVFQPFRWEMLEFGTS, encoded by the exons ATGGAGGCTAGATTTGGCGGTGAGCCTCGTCATTTCTTCGGCATGAGCTCTGCGGATTTGACTACTGTGAGGAAGAGGACCATGGAGTGGGATTTGAATCAATGGAAATGGGATGGGGACCTTTTTATTGCTAGTTCCGTCAATCCAGTGGTGCCGTCGGAGGGTATGGGTAGGCAGTTTTTCCCAGCTGGGGGTTCCTCCAACTCCAACACGTCTTCTTCTTGCTCCGACGAAGGGAATCTGGTGATTGAGAAAGGGAAGAGGGAATTGGAGAAGCGGAGAAGGGTTAATGCGGTGGAGGACGAGAATTTGAACGATCAAACGGGTAATCTTACGCTAAAGCTGGGAGGACGTGGTCACCATCTTCATCAGCAGGCTTCTGAAAGGGAGATGGGGAATTGGGAAGGAACCAGTGGTAAGAAGACCAAGTTCGTCGGTGGTACTTCAAGCCGTGCGATTTGTCAGGTGGAGGATTGTGGAGCTGATCTGACTAGTGCCAAGGACTACCATAGAAGACATAAGGTTTGTGAAATGCATTCCAAGGCTGTTAAGGCGCTTGTTGGGAACGTTATGCAGCGATTTTGTCAACAGTGTAGTCG GTTTCATGCCCTTCAAGAGTTCGATGAAGGGAAGAGAAGCTGTCGTAGACGATTAGCTGGTCATAACAAACGGAGAAGGAAGACAAATCCTGATACTGTTGCTAATGGAAATTCACTAAGTGATGATCAAACTAGTGGCTATCTGTTAATAAGTCTGCTGAGGATATTGTCCAACATGAACT CCAATAAACCTGACCAGAGTACCGAGCAGGATCTGTTATCACATCTTTTAAAGAGCCTTGCTAACCAAACAAGTGAGCAAGGGGGAAAAAATGTAGCTGGCCTTTTGCGTGACCCCCAAAATTTGCTGAATGATGGGGCTTCAGTTGGGAACTCAGAAGTTGTTTCTACTTTTCTTTCAAATTGTTCTCAAGGCCCTCCAAGGCCTATCAAACAGAATCATGCTGTATCTATTTCGGAAATGCCACAACAAGGCATTCATCTGCATGACACTAATGGTGGAAGTGTACAAGCCACTTCTTCTGTAAAACCCAGCATTATGAACAGCCCTCCATCTTACTCAGAAGCAAGAGACAGTACTGCAGGACATAGCAAGATGAACAATTTCGATTTGAATGACATATACATTGATTCAGATGATGGTGTTGAGGATCCAGAAAGATCATTCCCCCCTACGAATTTGGTTACTAGCTCCCTTGATTGCCCTTCGTGGGTACAGCAAGACTCTCACCAGTCAAGTCCACCTCAAACTAATTCAGATTCAGCATCTGCTCAGTCACCCTCTAGCTCAAACGGAGAAGCTCAG AGCCGCACAGATAGAATTGTTTTTAAACTCTTCGGGAAAGAGCCAAATGATTTTCCTCTTGTCCTGCGTGCACAG ATTCTTGACTGGTTATCACACAGTCCGTCAGACATTGAGAGCTACATCAGGCCTGGTTGTATCATTTTAACCATTTATCTACGTCAATCTGAATCAGCATGGGAAGAA CTATGTTATGACATTAGTTCCAAATTGAGTAGGCTTCTGGATGTCTCAGATGACACTTTTTGGAGCACTGGATGGACCTTTATAAGGGTCCAGCATCAAATAGCTTTTGTTTGCAATG GTCAGGTCATAGTAGACACGTCCTTGCCTCTCAGAAGTAGCAACTGCAGCAAGATTGTAAGTATTAAGCCTATTGCACTACCTGCATCTGAGAAAGCTCAGTTTCTAGTCAGAGGTACAAACTTGGTGCGGCCTACCATGAG GTTATTCTGTGCTCTAGAAGGGAAATATCTGGTTCAGGAAGCCACCCATGAGTTAATGGATGGTGATGATAACTCAGAGCATGATGAGCAATGCATCAATTTTTCTTGTCCTATTGAAGTTACAAATGGACGAGGATTTATAGAG ATTGAAGATCAAGGTCTTGGCAGCAGCTTCTTTCCTTTTTTAGTTGCGGAGGAGGATGTTTGTTCAGAGATCCGTATGCTTGAGAGTGTGCTGGAATATACTGAAAGCGATACAGTTGGAGACGAAATCGGAAAACCAGAATCTTACAATCAAGCGATGGATTTTATTCACGAAATGGGTTGGCTTCTTCATAGAAGTCAGTTGAGATCTAGATTGGGTGACTCGGATCCTAATGCAGAACCCTTTACTTTAAAGCGTTTCAAGTGGCTTATGGAATTCTCTGTGGACCATGATTGGTGTGCTGTAGTAAGAAAACTACTAGACATTCTAATCGATGGAAGTGTAGGTGAAGGAGAGGATCGTTCCCTTGACCTTGCATTATCAGAAATAGGTCTTCTTCACAGGGCTGTGAGAAGAAATAGTAAGGCTCTAGTAGAAGCCCTCTTGAAATATGCCCCTACGAATTTATCAAAGTTAAAATCTGAAGAAAAATCAGCTACCGATGCTCCCACCCCCAACTTCTTATTTAGACCTGATGTCACGGGCCCAGGAGGTTTAACTCCCCTCCACATTGCAGCTGGAAAAGATGGTTCAGAGGATGTACTAGATGCATTAACCAATGATCCTGGAATG GTGGGAATTGAAGCCTGGAAGAGTGCTCGTGACAGCACAGGCTCTACACCCGAAGATTATGCGCGCTTGCGAGGCCATTACACCTACATCCGCCTTATCCAAAGGAAAATTAACAAGAAACCTGGAAGTGGGCACGTAGTGGTTGACATACCTGGTGATCAAAAGGAGGACTGCAGCTCAAACCAGAAGCAAAATGAGTTGGCCAACACCACCACCTTTGAGATAGGAAGGTCTGAGCAGAGACGTATTCAGCGTCCGTGCGGGCTTTGTGATCGGAAACTGGCGTACGGTACAAGCAGTAGATCTGTGGTGTACAGGCCTGCAATGCTCTCAATGGTTGCAATTGCTGCGGTCTGTGTTTGCGTAGCGCTTCTGTTTAAGAGCTCTCCTGAAGTGTTATACGTATTCCAGCCATTCAGGTGGGAAATGTTGGAGTTTGGAACAAGCTGA
- the LOC133822440 gene encoding uncharacterized protein LOC133822440 — protein sequence MKEKKVTQPEAKYNVYGYAPTLQYWAFEVMQDVGKKYGQCKGSRFPRMLNWSTPVTITKHDVKETDVALLFEKRMVVLQILYPRNWEVEYWKSNCEGEVPTVDMGSDDVMPRIPRCVYRHE from the exons atgaaggagaAAAAAGTTACTCAACCAGAAGCGAAGTACAATGTGTACGGATATGCACCGACCCTACAATATTGGGCGTTTGAGGTCATGCAAGATGTGGGGAAGAAGTATGGGCAGTGCAAAGGGAGCAGATTCCCTAGAATGTTGAACTGGAGCACCCCCGTTACTATTACGAAACACGATGTGAAGGAAACTGATGTGGCACTGCTGTTTGAGAAAAGG ATGGTTGTTCTTCAAATCTTGTACCCTCGGAATTGGGAGGTTGAATACTGGAAGTCCAATTGTGAGGGTGAAGTCCCCACGGTGGATATGGGCTCAGatgatgtaatgccccgaattccccgATGTGTTTatcggcatgaatag